A single Mixta calida DNA region contains:
- a CDS encoding ACP S-malonyltransferase, with protein sequence MNSNVNSSTVALLFAGQGNPVIGMGADLWDINKTTKAIWDCASDIAGIDLRRCCLKGPMNKLIQTRVQQLAVTAINISLYSLMRGKLESESIVASCGHSVGEYSALYAAGVITLEALFKMIDFRARVMDELSKVNRGAMVAVKGVDYLAMRDLLARSDMELDISCDNSRRQQVIGGALPALSQFSQKLVADRYETMKLGVSGAWHTRLMSEGVQPVRDFLAGISIEQPQHEVVMNVTGRPEMNPQEIRENLSLHLTHTVKWTDSLEYLLMRKEPVMFIEISNKAYLGLLLNDFSSFSAQLSLHCRKII encoded by the coding sequence ATGAATAGCAATGTAAACTCATCGACTGTTGCTCTGCTTTTTGCCGGGCAGGGTAATCCTGTTATTGGTATGGGAGCCGATCTGTGGGATATTAATAAAACCACAAAAGCGATTTGGGATTGTGCCAGCGATATAGCGGGTATCGATCTGCGCCGCTGCTGCTTAAAAGGGCCAATGAATAAGCTGATACAGACCAGGGTTCAGCAGCTTGCTGTGACGGCAATAAATATTTCACTCTATTCATTAATGCGAGGAAAGTTAGAGTCCGAGTCCATTGTGGCTTCCTGCGGTCATAGCGTTGGGGAATATAGCGCATTATACGCTGCTGGCGTTATTACTCTTGAGGCGCTCTTTAAAATGATCGACTTTCGCGCCAGGGTAATGGATGAGCTGAGTAAAGTTAACAGAGGCGCTATGGTGGCGGTAAAGGGCGTGGACTACCTGGCGATGCGTGATTTGCTGGCCCGCTCTGATATGGAGTTGGATATTAGTTGCGATAACAGTCGCCGCCAGCAGGTGATTGGCGGAGCCTTGCCCGCGTTGAGCCAGTTTTCACAGAAGCTGGTTGCCGACCGTTATGAAACGATGAAGCTGGGCGTTAGCGGTGCCTGGCATACGCGTCTGATGAGCGAAGGCGTTCAGCCTGTGAGAGATTTTCTGGCCGGTATAAGCATCGAACAGCCTCAACATGAGGTAGTGATGAACGTAACCGGACGACCGGAAATGAACCCGCAAGAGATACGGGAAAATTTATCGCTGCATCTCACCCATACCGTGAAATGGACCGATTCGCTGGAATATTTGCTGATGCGTAAAGAGCCCGTTATGTTTATTGAAATAAGTAATAAAGCTTATCTGGGGCTGTTGCTGAATGATTTCTCTTCTTTTTCAGCGCAGCTGTCATTGCATTGCAGAAAAATAATCTGA
- a CDS encoding SulP family inorganic anion transporter, protein MTTPSATREAKHVDSELTVARVLRSPKLLTRECLAGVITALALIPEVISFSVIAGVDPKVSLIASVVLALTLSLLGGRPAMVTAAAGSVALVIGPMVRAHGVEYIMPAVLLGGVIQILFGLAGLARMMRYIPRSVMLGFVNALGVLIFFAQVPHVWGQSLPVWLLFALTLAIVLLLPRLLKSVPSPLVAIVVITAIAIFCGLHVPNVGDEGPMQAGLPGLNQLAVPLNLATLQIIWPTAISIALVGLMESLLTAKLVDDLTDTPSSKRRECWGLGVGNILAAFYGGIAGCAMIGQTIVNVELGKARTRVSTVAAALVLLLLVTGLSALMAQIPMVVLAGIMMIVALKTVNWHSLQPATLKRIPLSETVTMALTVAATVWTGNLAIGVVGGVLFAILLFARRVAHVIHAERQLSADGESVRYLVRGPLFFGSSNDLFEHFDYAHDPQDVTIDLTHAQIWDASSVAALDAIENRYQRYQAKVTIIGLDTRSSEFHRRLSGTL, encoded by the coding sequence ATGACTACCCCTTCTGCGACGCGCGAGGCAAAGCACGTCGACAGCGAGTTAACCGTTGCCCGCGTGCTACGTTCGCCGAAATTACTGACGCGCGAGTGTCTGGCCGGCGTGATTACCGCGCTGGCGCTGATCCCGGAAGTGATCTCCTTCTCCGTTATTGCCGGGGTTGATCCGAAAGTGAGCCTGATCGCCTCGGTGGTGCTGGCGCTGACGCTCTCTCTGCTGGGCGGACGTCCCGCGATGGTGACGGCTGCCGCCGGTTCGGTGGCGCTGGTGATTGGCCCAATGGTGCGCGCGCACGGCGTTGAGTACATTATGCCCGCCGTGCTGCTGGGCGGCGTGATACAGATTTTGTTCGGCCTCGCCGGGCTGGCGCGCATGATGCGCTATATTCCCCGTTCGGTGATGCTCGGCTTTGTTAATGCGCTGGGCGTGTTGATTTTCTTTGCCCAGGTGCCGCACGTCTGGGGGCAGTCGCTGCCGGTATGGCTGCTGTTCGCGCTGACGCTGGCTATCGTACTGCTGCTGCCGCGCCTGCTGAAAAGCGTCCCTTCCCCGCTGGTGGCGATCGTGGTGATTACCGCCATCGCCATCTTCTGCGGGCTGCATGTGCCGAACGTCGGCGACGAAGGCCCGATGCAGGCTGGACTGCCCGGTCTGAATCAGCTGGCCGTGCCGCTTAACCTCGCCACGTTGCAGATTATCTGGCCGACCGCGATAAGCATCGCGCTGGTGGGCCTGATGGAGTCGCTGTTAACCGCGAAGCTGGTCGACGACCTGACCGATACGCCCTCCAGCAAACGTCGTGAGTGCTGGGGACTCGGCGTAGGTAATATCCTTGCCGCCTTTTATGGCGGTATCGCCGGCTGCGCGATGATCGGTCAGACAATTGTGAACGTCGAGCTGGGCAAAGCGCGCACCCGCGTATCAACCGTGGCGGCCGCGCTGGTGCTGCTGTTACTGGTGACCGGCCTCAGCGCCCTGATGGCGCAAATCCCGATGGTAGTGCTGGCGGGCATTATGATGATCGTGGCGCTGAAGACCGTTAACTGGCACAGCCTGCAACCTGCCACGCTGAAGCGCATTCCACTGTCGGAAACGGTAACCATGGCGCTGACGGTTGCGGCAACCGTCTGGACCGGCAACCTGGCGATTGGCGTCGTTGGCGGCGTCCTGTTCGCTATTCTGCTGTTTGCCCGCCGCGTGGCGCATGTGATTCATGCCGAGCGGCAGCTGAGCGCCGATGGCGAATCGGTGCGTTACCTCGTGCGCGGGCCGCTGTTTTTCGGCAGCAGCAACGATCTGTTCGAGCATTTCGACTATGCGCACGATCCGCAGGATGTGACTATCGATTTAACCCATGCGCAGATCTGGGATGCCTCCAGCGTGGCGGCGCTCGACGCCATTGAAAATCGCTATCAGCGCTACCAGGCGAAGGTCACCATCATCGGCCTGGATACGCGCAGCAGCGAATTCCATCGTCGCCTGAGCGGCACACTCTAA
- a CDS encoding YoaK family protein — translation MLICQDEARTFVTDSRLAATLALVAGALNTAAFEAVGFFSANMTGNVSSLSERLARSELPVAFFFLEIVCLFILGSAFSTLLINQGRRHGIRSVYAINILLEALLLMLLGWVEACFTALSSGTLMILSLSFLMGLQNAVVTRISNARVRTTHVSGTATDIGIELAMLIDIVRRRESPEYAPVYLQRLLLHGATLTAFLLGGVGG, via the coding sequence ATGTTAATTTGTCAGGATGAGGCCAGAACATTTGTCACCGACAGTCGACTGGCCGCTACGCTCGCGCTGGTGGCAGGCGCGCTGAATACCGCCGCTTTTGAGGCGGTAGGCTTCTTTTCGGCCAATATGACCGGCAACGTCTCCTCGCTCTCCGAGCGGCTGGCGCGCAGTGAGCTGCCGGTCGCATTCTTTTTTCTCGAAATTGTCTGCCTGTTTATTCTCGGCTCCGCCTTTTCGACGCTGCTGATTAATCAGGGTCGACGTCACGGCATTCGTTCCGTATATGCGATCAATATTCTGCTGGAGGCGCTGCTGTTGATGCTGCTGGGCTGGGTCGAAGCCTGCTTTACGGCTCTCTCCTCCGGTACGCTGATGATCCTTAGCCTGAGCTTTTTGATGGGCCTGCAAAATGCCGTTGTAACGCGGATCTCCAATGCGCGCGTGCGCACCACTCACGTTTCAGGAACCGCGACCGATATCGGTATTGAGCTGGCGATGCTGATCGACATTGTGCGACGCCGGGAATCACCGGAGTATGCGCCGGTTTATCTGCAACGGCTGCTGCTGCATGGCGCGACGTTAACAGCGTTTTTACTGGGCGGAGTCGGGGGATAG
- a CDS encoding ABC transporter permease, translated as MISAREGMVFFAALVLAMVLYCLFFRLQDAKFAFLNLFRHKRRSLSTIIAIILGGVSIFLYGGFIDYSFWILKEQTVRTNVGHLQIYNNLYFETSNRSLSVIKNYETLKNEILKDDGLAKYISTLSGQLEFTGIISQYESETSSYFSALGVEPIPALKLGAFDRLLSGSDLSRVKHNEVTLGSGLAKTLNAHYGDWVDTMVVNTHGGQGAISLKVRGVFASGIKDYDDVAMKIPLETAQRMMGTDGVSKILILLKNDSDLPIFAMKLRQFIKDKNLPLTIKTWQEISLFYQQVEGLLSGIYFFIKIIVALIVIFMIGNAMTMNIAERTREITTLRAIGLKPSHITRLFLLEGIFTGFTGAIGSLIIGFAIAGAINLHGIAMPPSPGQTQGYTAFIKVNNPQLIWMTFLLPVLTSALASILPALRAARLNIADAFKSV; from the coding sequence ATGATTAGCGCCAGGGAAGGAATGGTTTTTTTTGCAGCACTGGTTTTGGCGATGGTGCTTTATTGCCTTTTTTTCAGGCTTCAGGATGCTAAGTTTGCCTTTTTAAATCTGTTTCGCCATAAAAGGCGTTCGCTTTCCACTATTATAGCGATTATTCTCGGTGGCGTGTCGATTTTCCTCTATGGCGGTTTTATCGATTACTCCTTCTGGATACTGAAAGAGCAGACGGTAAGAACCAACGTCGGACATCTGCAAATTTATAATAATTTATATTTTGAAACCTCCAACAGAAGCCTGAGCGTGATTAAAAATTATGAAACGCTGAAGAACGAAATCTTAAAAGATGATGGGCTGGCTAAATATATTTCTACCCTGTCCGGGCAACTGGAATTTACCGGAATTATTTCACAGTATGAAAGTGAAACCTCAAGCTATTTTTCCGCGTTGGGCGTAGAGCCGATTCCGGCGCTGAAGCTTGGCGCTTTTGATCGACTGCTGTCGGGAAGCGATCTCTCCCGGGTAAAGCATAATGAGGTAACGCTGGGAAGCGGCCTGGCAAAGACGCTTAACGCGCATTACGGCGACTGGGTGGATACTATGGTGGTGAATACACATGGCGGCCAGGGAGCGATCTCTCTTAAGGTGCGTGGTGTTTTCGCCTCCGGCATCAAAGATTATGACGATGTGGCAATGAAAATCCCGCTGGAGACGGCACAGCGCATGATGGGCACGGATGGCGTAAGCAAAATATTAATTTTGCTTAAAAACGACAGCGATTTGCCGATATTCGCCATGAAGCTTCGCCAGTTTATCAAAGATAAAAATTTGCCGTTAACCATCAAAACATGGCAGGAGATATCACTGTTTTACCAGCAGGTAGAGGGGCTGTTATCAGGGATCTATTTCTTTATAAAAATTATCGTCGCCCTGATCGTGATCTTTATGATCGGTAACGCCATGACCATGAATATTGCGGAAAGAACCCGCGAAATTACTACGCTGCGAGCCATAGGACTCAAACCTTCCCATATTACCCGGCTATTTTTGCTGGAGGGGATATTTACAGGTTTTACTGGCGCGATAGGGAGTTTGATCATTGGTTTTGCTATTGCCGGCGCCATTAATCTACATGGCATTGCCATGCCGCCATCTCCGGGACAAACGCAGGGATATACCGCCTTTATCAAGGTCAATAACCCTCAGTTAATCTGGATGACATTCTTATTGCCGGTACTGACTTCTGCTCTGGCGTCGATTCTGCCCGCGCTGCGGGCAGCCAGGCTGAATATCGCTGATGCGTTCAAATCTGTATAA
- a CDS encoding outer membrane lipoprotein-sorting protein, with the protein MKQKKWSLLFLLPLLLSPVPGWSETSSPQALDIIRLSDAVRSPNRPFRYTVTIQEYKAGATQPDSKQILDISMRFIKPEKGSEADARSLVRFVWPPRDKGKIMLSDWYDLWFYTPELRRPIPISRQQRLLGQISNGDVIVTNFEYGYNAELVGEVPCGEKKCYKLVLARKLPEVTYPRVIYYVEKESDYRPYKADYYSLDNKLIKEVRYQNYRQVLGKARPTKIVIQDARYGNAYSVMEYSDIRFESLPVSHFTKEYIQRGGR; encoded by the coding sequence ATGAAACAGAAAAAATGGTCCTTATTGTTCCTTCTGCCTCTCCTGCTCTCTCCTGTACCGGGATGGAGTGAGACATCGTCGCCGCAGGCGCTGGATATTATTCGTCTGTCCGACGCGGTGCGTTCCCCTAACCGACCTTTCCGCTATACCGTGACGATACAGGAATATAAGGCCGGTGCCACACAGCCCGACAGTAAACAAATTCTGGATATCTCAATGCGCTTTATCAAGCCTGAAAAAGGGAGCGAGGCTGATGCGCGCTCCCTGGTCCGATTCGTCTGGCCGCCCAGGGATAAAGGTAAAATCATGCTGTCAGATTGGTACGATCTCTGGTTTTACACGCCGGAACTCAGGCGTCCTATTCCGATATCCCGCCAGCAAAGGCTGCTGGGGCAGATATCTAATGGCGATGTTATCGTTACAAATTTTGAGTATGGCTATAACGCTGAGCTGGTAGGGGAAGTGCCCTGTGGAGAAAAAAAGTGCTATAAGCTGGTGCTGGCGCGCAAGTTACCCGAAGTCACCTATCCGAGAGTGATCTATTACGTTGAAAAAGAGAGCGACTATCGCCCCTATAAAGCGGATTACTACTCCCTCGATAATAAACTGATTAAAGAGGTGCGCTACCAAAACTACAGGCAGGTATTGGGGAAAGCAAGACCCACCAAAATTGTGATTCAGGATGCCCGCTACGGTAACGCTTACTCCGTTATGGAATACAGCGATATTCGCTTTGAATCGCTGCCCGTATCGCATTTTACAAAAGAGTATATTCAACGCGGGGGGCGCTGA
- a CDS encoding biofilm/acid-resistance regulator YmgB/AriR: MTPQTDREIADYFNAQETAAINEMEILGTVVAEILQAGQPITNKAIIARLIQRLELESDVVMLDIYRHVLELVVHKTEDDILS, translated from the coding sequence ATGACACCTCAGACTGACAGAGAAATTGCTGATTACTTTAATGCGCAGGAAACCGCGGCCATTAATGAGATGGAAATTCTTGGCACTGTAGTGGCTGAGATCCTCCAGGCTGGCCAGCCGATTACCAACAAAGCGATCATCGCCAGGCTTATTCAGCGACTGGAGCTGGAAAGCGACGTAGTAATGCTCGATATTTACCGTCACGTTCTGGAGCTGGTGGTCCATAAGACCGAAGACGATATTCTCAGCTAA
- a CDS encoding VOC family protein, with product MQLRIARPVSDLRHSQQLYCQGLGMQLLGAFSDHQGHSGVMLGYADESWHLEFTQCLHHPAAPVSTEEDLLVLWLPEEPLWLARCQAMRAAGFQAINPFNPYWKTAARTFIDGDNYRTVVRLGCWPPVS from the coding sequence ATGCAGCTACGCATTGCCAGACCGGTCAGCGATTTACGTCATAGCCAGCAACTTTACTGTCAGGGATTGGGCATGCAGCTGCTGGGGGCGTTCAGCGATCATCAGGGGCACAGCGGCGTGATGCTCGGCTACGCGGATGAAAGCTGGCATCTCGAATTTACGCAGTGTCTTCATCACCCCGCCGCGCCTGTTTCAACCGAGGAAGATTTGCTGGTGCTCTGGCTGCCTGAGGAGCCGCTATGGCTGGCGCGCTGTCAGGCTATGCGGGCAGCTGGTTTCCAGGCGATTAACCCCTTTAATCCTTACTGGAAAACCGCCGCCCGCACGTTTATTGATGGAGACAACTACCGCACGGTGGTGCGTCTCGGCTGCTGGCCGCCGGTTAGCTGA